In Catalinimonas alkaloidigena, a genomic segment contains:
- a CDS encoding copper-translocating P-type ATPase, which yields MEHRGQHAGHDTIPMGMPGHDHHKMMIEDFKKRLWICLVLTIPILIFSPMIQGFIGYEWRLPGNAYVIFGLASVVYFWGGWPFLKGFYSEVKAKGPGMMTLISMAISVAYFYSSATVFGLKGMDFFWELATLIDIMLLGHWLEMKSVLGASKALQLLVSMMPAVAHKVQGDQVEEVKLEDLAIGDVILIKPGEKVPADGSIIEGESYLNESMLTGESKPVKKGLDSKVIGGSLNGNGSLKVKVEHTGKDSYLTKVITLVQEAQKSKSKMQNLSDRAAKWLTYGALAIGFGTLAVWVLLGFPFVYALERMVTVMVIACPHALGLAIPLVVAISTAVSAQNGLLIRNRTAFEESRKISALLFDKTGTLTKGEFGVTRIETIDDHYSADELLRLVSALEQSSEHPIAVGVVNKAKEKNITIPTPENFQAITGKGVKAQVDGKEIKVVSPGYLKDEKVTVPEAAFGSAAETVVFVLIDDKLIGYIALADTIRPESARAIHVFKKNHIKVMMATGDNEVVAKAVSSALGLDNYYAEVLPHQKVEVVKALQAKGEFVAMTGDGVNDAPALAQADVGIAVGSGTDVAAETADIILVNSNPQDIANLILFGKATYSKMIQNLIWATAYNAFAIPLAAGVLYSTGFVLGPAVGAVFMSLSTIIVAVNAQLLRRKISGSR from the coding sequence ATGGAGCATAGAGGACAACACGCTGGCCATGACACGATTCCCATGGGCATGCCGGGGCATGATCACCACAAGATGATGATTGAAGATTTTAAAAAGCGTTTGTGGATCTGCTTAGTGCTGACCATCCCGATATTGATCTTTTCCCCTATGATCCAAGGATTTATTGGGTATGAGTGGCGGCTGCCTGGCAATGCGTATGTGATTTTCGGACTAGCCTCTGTTGTCTATTTCTGGGGTGGATGGCCTTTCTTGAAAGGCTTTTACAGTGAGGTGAAGGCCAAAGGACCCGGTATGATGACGCTGATCTCCATGGCCATCAGTGTCGCTTATTTTTACAGCTCAGCAACCGTCTTTGGGCTTAAAGGAATGGATTTCTTCTGGGAATTGGCCACGCTGATCGACATTATGTTACTGGGACACTGGCTGGAGATGAAATCTGTACTCGGTGCTTCCAAAGCACTACAACTACTGGTAAGCATGATGCCTGCCGTGGCGCACAAAGTACAAGGAGATCAGGTAGAAGAGGTCAAACTGGAAGACTTGGCCATAGGTGACGTGATCCTGATCAAGCCGGGCGAAAAAGTGCCGGCCGATGGAAGCATTATTGAAGGGGAAAGTTATCTAAATGAATCCATGCTGACGGGCGAATCAAAACCAGTAAAGAAAGGACTTGACAGTAAGGTCATCGGTGGCTCACTCAATGGCAACGGCTCACTTAAGGTAAAGGTAGAGCATACGGGTAAGGACAGTTACCTGACTAAAGTGATTACCCTGGTGCAAGAAGCACAAAAGTCCAAGTCCAAAATGCAGAACCTCTCGGATCGAGCCGCCAAGTGGCTAACTTATGGAGCGCTAGCCATCGGGTTCGGGACACTAGCGGTGTGGGTACTGCTTGGCTTTCCCTTTGTCTATGCGTTAGAACGCATGGTGACTGTGATGGTGATTGCCTGTCCACATGCGTTGGGATTAGCCATCCCTTTGGTCGTAGCCATATCGACGGCGGTCTCTGCACAGAATGGCTTGCTTATAAGAAACAGAACTGCCTTTGAAGAATCCAGAAAGATCTCAGCCTTGCTGTTTGATAAAACAGGGACGTTGACCAAAGGCGAATTTGGCGTAACCCGGATAGAAACCATAGACGATCATTACAGTGCTGATGAACTCCTGCGATTGGTTAGCGCCTTAGAGCAAAGTTCTGAGCATCCGATTGCAGTGGGCGTTGTCAATAAGGCAAAGGAGAAAAACATTACCATCCCCACCCCAGAGAATTTTCAGGCCATTACCGGGAAAGGAGTGAAAGCCCAAGTGGATGGAAAGGAAATAAAAGTAGTCAGCCCGGGCTATCTGAAGGATGAAAAAGTAACTGTCCCGGAAGCCGCTTTTGGGAGTGCAGCCGAAACGGTTGTGTTTGTCTTGATAGATGATAAGCTGATAGGCTACATAGCTTTAGCCGACACAATCAGACCAGAAAGTGCCCGTGCCATTCACGTATTTAAAAAAAATCATATCAAGGTGATGATGGCAACAGGTGATAATGAGGTAGTCGCCAAAGCCGTAAGTAGTGCGTTAGGTTTGGATAATTATTACGCCGAAGTGTTGCCTCATCAAAAAGTAGAGGTGGTTAAAGCGTTACAAGCTAAAGGGGAGTTTGTGGCCATGACTGGCGACGGAGTTAACGACGCGCCTGCCTTGGCGCAAGCTGATGTGGGCATTGCTGTCGGCTCAGGTACGGACGTTGCCGCTGAAACCGCCGACATTATTCTGGTCAACAGCAATCCTCAGGATATTGCCAATCTCATTCTGTTTGGCAAGGCAACTTACAGCAAGATGATTCAGAATTTGATTTGGGCTACCGCCTATAACGCCTTTGCTATTCCGTTGGCCGCCGGTGTTCTTTATAGTACTGGCTTTGTGCTGGGTCCGGCAGTAGGCGCAGTTTTTATGAGCCTGAGCACGATTATAGTAGCCGTCAATGCGCAACTGTTGCGGCGAAAAATCAGTGGTAGTCGATAA